Genomic segment of Dactylococcopsis salina PCC 8305:
GCAGAAAGCAAGTTTAATCAGTATCAAATTTTAGGCTATTTACACAAAGAAGTTAAAGAAAATCCTTTACTTTTTGTGTTAAGTTTACGCTTTGTTCTCATTACTCCTTTTAACCTGATTAACTTCTTATTTGGTTTAACGCCAATTCATTGGTTTCCCTATACTTTAGGAACATTTTTTGGCATTCTTCTAGGAACATTCGCCTACACTTGGTTAGGAGTAAGTGGACTGGAAGCATTACAAGGGCGCGATCGAGTTTCTTTTTTCCTTGCCTTGGGCTTTTTAGCGTTATACCATTTTGATAAACTGGCGCTACACACCAACCCATTTTTCCCCCCAATCATCGGGGGGCTAGGGGGGATTTACTGTAACTTGACTTCTCCA
This window contains:
- a CDS encoding TVP38/TMEM64 family protein, yielding MDSPPHPHLLRDLAESKFNQYQILGYLHKEVKENPLLFVLSLRFVLITPFNLINFLFGLTPIHWFPYTLGTFFGILLGTFAYTWLGVSGLEALQGRDRVSFFLALGFLALYHFDKLALHTNPFFPPIIGGLGGIYCNLTSPKWY